The following proteins are co-located in the Noviherbaspirillum sp. UKPF54 genome:
- a CDS encoding LuxR C-terminal-related transcriptional regulator, producing MNQLSLPSPGYAAPAGAAAVALNVTKFQPPVAGRGGVPRELLLARLERHADVHLVLLLTPAGYGKTTLMGQWMNRILRRRGQACWLTLDQADNDPACLMCYLYGALHPWMRSVAPGSDDAALVASSDWMSVLDRIGPDSAPLTLFLDEFEQLTSAASMRVVKLLVERLPRQVRLVIGSRDKPALGLERYRLRGELLELTAADLRFDVAETARFFGSRIAEPVGGWTIEKMQAVTDGWPAALQLTALAARNGGDLERYAHDLSGSLAHIADYLAEDVLNAQPPEVRMFLLETCTLPRLCAGACDATTGRDNARHMLQYLERHGLFTAPVDDSRHWYRYHPLFAEFLRGQQALTFPSAAVRELHRSAARWFARHGASIEAVDLWLAAGDHAAAMREMTGCARELVMQAQFGIILRWLDRLSDAALDEAGPELMLAAAWACAFGNQSEAALRWLARLKPALGAAGGTLHDEWTALQAVHMALCGDTRAALASGLAKWEKIDAGHRFAAGALANVISYCLMQEGDFARARTFSDRARRCNEDIGSALGLGYAMALSGLIESMQGNLDGALEQCREVGKMAAIRLRQPWFDPGHVNAASVGLIAGVLYEKDRLDEAEELLQRYLPLIMHQPSPDMQLFSYIVRTRIRTAQGDLEGAVAALDQAASHCAAWPSPRARRLFDWERVRLDLFAGRDEAALARAAALERMEDGAAGGHGNPYVEELFGAGIESVRCAIVRGDLRRATQRLEQEIACATAQGRRWRLLKLTLLHVLALDAGGAPQAARDALMRALQMGAAMGARRSFSEYGSRIPALLSALPPQSFAMLPDAELVLAYWRDLRGESPAVLRPAVGDGMPLSERERAILALLATGMGNEQLARAVFLSVNTVKWHVRRILEKLDARNRSEAVFIARNRGLIDT from the coding sequence ATGAACCAGTTGTCGCTGCCCTCTCCCGGTTATGCCGCGCCCGCGGGCGCGGCGGCCGTCGCGCTCAACGTCACCAAGTTCCAGCCTCCGGTGGCAGGCCGCGGCGGCGTGCCGCGCGAACTGCTGCTGGCGCGGCTGGAGCGGCACGCCGACGTCCACCTGGTCCTCCTGCTGACGCCGGCCGGATATGGCAAGACCACGCTGATGGGGCAATGGATGAACCGTATCCTGCGGCGGCGCGGCCAGGCGTGCTGGCTGACGCTGGATCAGGCGGACAACGACCCGGCGTGCCTGATGTGCTATCTGTACGGCGCGCTGCATCCCTGGATGCGCTCGGTCGCGCCGGGCTCGGACGACGCGGCGCTGGTGGCGTCGTCCGACTGGATGTCGGTGCTGGACCGGATCGGACCGGACAGCGCGCCGCTCACGCTGTTCCTCGACGAATTCGAACAATTGACGAGCGCCGCGTCGATGCGTGTCGTCAAGCTGCTGGTCGAGCGCCTGCCGCGCCAGGTGCGGCTGGTAATCGGCAGCCGCGACAAGCCCGCGCTCGGCCTGGAGCGCTATCGCCTGCGCGGCGAACTGCTGGAGCTGACAGCAGCCGACCTGCGCTTCGACGTCGCCGAAACCGCGCGCTTTTTCGGCAGCCGCATCGCCGAACCGGTCGGTGGCTGGACCATCGAAAAAATGCAGGCTGTCACCGACGGTTGGCCGGCCGCCCTGCAGCTGACCGCGCTGGCCGCGCGCAACGGCGGCGACCTGGAACGCTATGCGCACGACCTGTCCGGCAGCCTGGCGCACATCGCCGACTACCTGGCTGAGGATGTGCTGAACGCGCAGCCGCCCGAAGTCAGGATGTTTCTGCTGGAAACCTGCACCCTGCCACGGCTCTGCGCCGGCGCCTGTGACGCCACGACCGGCCGCGACAATGCGCGCCACATGCTGCAATACCTCGAACGGCACGGCCTGTTTACCGCGCCGGTCGACGACAGCCGCCACTGGTATCGCTATCACCCCTTGTTCGCCGAATTCCTGCGGGGTCAGCAGGCGCTGACGTTCCCGTCCGCTGCGGTGCGCGAGCTGCACCGCAGCGCGGCCCGCTGGTTCGCACGCCACGGCGCCTCCATCGAAGCGGTCGACCTGTGGCTTGCGGCCGGCGACCATGCCGCCGCCATGCGCGAAATGACGGGCTGCGCGCGCGAGCTGGTGATGCAGGCGCAGTTCGGCATCATCCTGCGCTGGCTCGACCGCCTGAGCGACGCGGCGCTCGACGAAGCCGGCCCCGAACTGATGCTGGCTGCGGCCTGGGCCTGTGCCTTCGGCAACCAGAGCGAAGCCGCGCTGCGCTGGCTGGCCCGCCTCAAGCCCGCCCTCGGCGCCGCCGGCGGCACGCTGCACGATGAATGGACGGCGCTGCAAGCTGTCCACATGGCATTGTGCGGCGACACCCGCGCCGCGCTGGCGAGCGGCCTGGCGAAGTGGGAAAAAATCGATGCCGGCCACCGTTTCGCCGCCGGCGCGCTGGCCAACGTGATCTCCTACTGCCTGATGCAGGAAGGCGATTTCGCGCGGGCGCGGACCTTCTCCGATCGCGCAAGGCGCTGCAACGAAGATATCGGCAGCGCGCTCGGCCTCGGCTATGCGATGGCGCTTTCCGGCTTGATCGAGTCAATGCAGGGCAACCTCGATGGCGCGCTGGAGCAATGCCGGGAAGTGGGAAAAATGGCGGCGATCAGGTTGCGCCAGCCCTGGTTCGATCCCGGCCACGTCAATGCCGCTTCGGTCGGGCTGATCGCCGGCGTGCTGTACGAAAAGGATCGCCTCGATGAGGCCGAGGAACTGCTGCAGCGCTATCTTCCGTTGATCATGCACCAGCCCTCGCCCGACATGCAGCTGTTCAGCTACATCGTGCGAACGCGCATCAGGACCGCGCAAGGCGACCTGGAAGGCGCAGTCGCCGCGCTGGACCAGGCCGCGAGCCACTGCGCAGCATGGCCCTCGCCGCGCGCGCGGCGGCTGTTCGACTGGGAACGGGTGCGCCTCGACCTGTTTGCCGGACGGGACGAAGCGGCCCTGGCGCGCGCGGCCGCCCTGGAGCGCATGGAAGACGGCGCGGCCGGCGGGCACGGGAACCCGTATGTCGAGGAACTGTTCGGCGCCGGCATCGAATCGGTCCGCTGCGCCATCGTGCGCGGCGATCTGCGGCGGGCGACGCAAAGGCTGGAACAAGAAATCGCGTGCGCGACCGCGCAAGGCCGGCGCTGGCGCCTGCTGAAGCTGACGCTGCTGCATGTGCTCGCCCTGGATGCCGGCGGAGCGCCCCAGGCGGCCCGTGACGCGCTGATGCGGGCGTTGCAGATGGGAGCAGCGATGGGCGCACGCCGCAGTTTCTCCGAGTATGGCTCGCGCATCCCGGCCCTGCTGTCAGCGCTGCCGCCGCAGTCGTTCGCCATGCTGCCCGACGCAGAACTCGTGCTGGCCTACTGGCGCGACCTGCGCGGCGAATCGCCTGCCGTGCTGCGCCCCGCCGTGGGGGACGGCATGCCCCTGAGCGAACGCGAGCGCGCCATCCTGGCGCTGCTGGCAACCGGCATGGGCAACGAACAGCTCGCCCGGGCCGTGTTCCTCTCCGTTAACACCGTCAAATGGCATGTCCGCCGCATCCTGGAAAAACTCGATGCGCGCAACCGCAGCGAAGCGGTGTTCATCGCCCGCAACCGCGGCCTGATCGACACCTGA
- a CDS encoding GNAT family N-acetyltransferase — MSEAPINASMTTMTEALAVPAQAPVADACGVTCHENEVPPFVEAELVRLYGNIYSSLREFRIAGALDAPTSTYVERRGQDISALFLYQRAKREARVLNEGIRIDGAALQRFVSHLFSTDRTLDLVRFHALQPDTRQLSFPHHRYNCLEDIVLSLPQNRVAYLDSLGNSTRNYIKRYLNKLKRSFPSLEHRIIAGDEIEERHVRELVRLNGARMAEKGKTAGVGAQEEQRILRLARECGLLSVLLIDGRVCAGTINYQVGDNYFLELIAHDPAYNEYRLGTLCCYLTICACIERGGAEYHFLWGRNDYKFRLLGVERGLDHLTVYRSHWHRLLYLGTVLDDVARSCRRKGQLWLHELQGRDDAAARLATSVMDALRKLRPARS, encoded by the coding sequence ATGAGCGAAGCGCCGATCAATGCATCGATGACGACAATGACGGAGGCGCTTGCCGTGCCGGCGCAGGCGCCGGTTGCTGATGCCTGCGGCGTGACCTGCCACGAGAACGAGGTGCCGCCGTTTGTGGAAGCAGAGCTGGTGCGCCTGTACGGGAACATTTATTCGTCGCTGCGCGAGTTCAGGATCGCCGGCGCGCTGGATGCGCCCACCAGCACCTACGTCGAGCGCAGGGGACAGGACATCTCCGCGCTCTTCCTGTACCAGCGCGCGAAACGAGAAGCGCGCGTGCTCAACGAAGGCATACGGATCGACGGCGCCGCCTTGCAGCGCTTCGTCAGCCACCTGTTTTCCACCGACCGCACGCTCGATCTGGTCCGCTTCCATGCGCTCCAGCCCGACACGCGCCAGCTGTCTTTTCCCCATCACCGCTATAACTGCCTCGAAGACATCGTGCTGTCGCTGCCGCAGAACCGCGTGGCGTACCTGGACAGCCTCGGCAATTCGACCCGCAATTACATCAAGCGCTACCTGAACAAACTGAAGCGCAGCTTCCCATCCCTGGAGCACCGCATCATCGCCGGGGACGAAATCGAAGAGCGGCATGTGCGCGAGCTGGTGCGGCTCAACGGCGCCAGAATGGCGGAGAAGGGCAAGACCGCCGGCGTCGGTGCACAGGAGGAGCAGCGCATCCTGCGCCTGGCGCGCGAGTGCGGATTGCTCAGCGTGCTGCTGATCGACGGCCGTGTCTGCGCCGGCACCATCAATTACCAGGTCGGCGACAACTATTTTCTGGAATTGATCGCGCACGACCCGGCATACAACGAATACCGCCTCGGCACGCTGTGCTGTTACCTCACCATATGCGCCTGCATCGAACGCGGCGGCGCCGAATACCACTTCCTGTGGGGCAGGAACGACTACAAGTTCCGCCTGCTCGGCGTCGAGCGCGGCCTCGACCACCTGACAGTCTATCGTTCGCATTGGCATCGCCTTCTGTATCTCGGCACGGTACTCGACGACGTCGCCCGTAGCTGCCGGCGCAAGGGCCAGCTTTGGCTGCACGAGTTGCAGGGCCGGGACGATGCGGCGGCCCGCCTCGCGACAAGCGTCATGGACGCACTACGCAAGCTTCGTCCAGCCCGCTCCTGA
- a CDS encoding SEL1-like repeat protein codes for MRYSLVPILAASVFSVSAHAGFVEGLAAYNRNDYASALGEWKPLAEQGDARAQYYMGWMHDMGEGVKQDSGEAVQWYRKAADQGYALAQINLANAYTTGQGVAPNHKLAVYWYRKASDQGYTSAPVNLGVRFDNGEGGTQENETNLPVYRNIVTRDYTTVQFTLGNLLYNNGMGVPQDFDQAQQWYRKAADQGHPLAQINLGNMYINGQGVPRDYKLALHWYTQAADQGSAYAQNNVGNIYRKGLGVKQDYAQALYWYRKAAEQGDAGAQTNLGLMYHNGEGVKQDYTEALGWYRRAADQGDSGAQYHLGLMYSNGEGVVQDYAQAAQWFRRAAEQGHALAQHNLGNMYLAGQGVPQDYTAAMRWHRKAGYQGDAYVQNHVGNLLFASGQGAAQDYPEAAEWYRKAAEQGYAAAQNNLGTMYKAGLGVTRDFAQAAQWYRQAADQGDVNAQYNLAQLYAVGMGVRQDFAQAAHWYRKAADQGHSMAQYQLGLMFARGQAVASSGH; via the coding sequence ATGCGCTACTCGCTCGTTCCCATCCTCGCCGCCTCCGTTTTTTCCGTTTCGGCCCACGCCGGATTCGTGGAAGGCCTCGCCGCCTACAACAGGAACGACTACGCGAGCGCGCTTGGCGAATGGAAGCCGCTGGCCGAGCAGGGCGATGCGCGCGCGCAGTATTACATGGGCTGGATGCATGACATGGGGGAGGGCGTGAAGCAGGATTCCGGCGAAGCGGTGCAGTGGTACCGCAAGGCGGCCGACCAGGGCTATGCGCTGGCACAGATCAACCTCGCCAATGCCTATACCACCGGGCAGGGCGTTGCACCGAACCACAAGCTGGCCGTGTACTGGTACCGCAAGGCATCCGACCAGGGCTATACCAGCGCGCCGGTCAACCTCGGCGTTCGCTTTGACAACGGCGAAGGCGGAACGCAGGAAAACGAGACGAACCTGCCCGTGTACCGCAACATCGTGACGCGCGACTACACGACCGTGCAATTCACGCTGGGGAACCTGTTGTACAACAATGGCATGGGCGTGCCGCAGGATTTCGACCAGGCCCAGCAGTGGTACCGCAAGGCGGCCGACCAGGGACATCCGCTGGCGCAGATCAATCTCGGCAACATGTACATCAACGGCCAGGGCGTGCCGCGCGATTACAAGCTCGCGCTGCACTGGTACACCCAGGCTGCCGACCAGGGCAGCGCCTACGCGCAAAACAACGTCGGCAATATCTATCGCAAGGGGCTGGGCGTGAAGCAGGATTACGCGCAAGCCTTGTACTGGTATCGCAAGGCGGCCGAGCAGGGCGACGCCGGCGCGCAGACCAACCTCGGCCTCATGTATCACAACGGCGAAGGCGTGAAGCAGGATTACACCGAAGCGCTCGGCTGGTACCGCAGGGCGGCCGACCAGGGCGACTCCGGCGCGCAGTACCACCTCGGCCTCATGTACAGCAACGGCGAAGGCGTGGTGCAGGATTATGCGCAGGCGGCTCAGTGGTTCCGCCGGGCAGCCGAGCAGGGCCATGCGCTGGCGCAGCACAACCTGGGCAACATGTACCTCGCCGGGCAAGGCGTGCCGCAGGATTACACGGCGGCGATGCGCTGGCATCGCAAGGCCGGCTACCAGGGCGACGCCTACGTGCAGAACCATGTGGGCAACCTGCTGTTCGCCAGCGGCCAGGGCGCGGCGCAGGATTACCCGGAGGCGGCGGAATGGTATCGCAAGGCGGCCGAGCAGGGCTATGCCGCCGCGCAAAACAACCTCGGCACCATGTACAAGGCAGGCCTGGGCGTGACGCGCGATTTCGCGCAGGCGGCGCAGTGGTATCGTCAGGCGGCCGACCAGGGCGACGTCAATGCGCAGTACAACCTGGCACAGCTGTATGCCGTCGGCATGGGCGTGCGGCAGGATTTCGCGCAGGCCGCGCACTGGTATCGCAAGGCGGCGGACCAGGGGCATTCGATGGCGCAATACCAGCTTGGCCTGATGTTCGCGCGCGGACAGGCGGTGGCCTCCTCGGGACACTGA
- a CDS encoding tetratricopeptide repeat protein, with the protein MMPLADILAMFVRQKRMRRMPEVTAPVASHPASRDGQDAIPEVDGRLKEAVALHKKGALAQAQAIYRDILRLHPRHFDALHYMGLIALQQGQAQAGVELIGRALEIDASQVPALCNLATGLRQLGRHAEALQCYERALQLRPETIELHYALTDALLGLKWHDEALRACERALRIRPDDVALLQSRGTARLLLHRYEDAVADFDRVLALNPDSPEALNNRGLAYAALGDYAEALAGYERALARNPEFADAFNNRAIALSALNRNAEALASCDRALALQPDFADAHNNRGNAYRNLHRFDEALASYEQALRSSPDFREALGNYAAILFVSGRFEQAAQAYARLLQRAPEEDYASGSLFSCLLRCCDWSQHAQLKERLVQMVRAGKKAATPFSLLSASDSPADQQRCAQIYAADLFPARAAPAWQVQRPRRDKIRVAYLSADFHDHATAYLMAGLFEAHDRQRFEISAVSFGPDANDEMRKRLLHAFHRFIDVREKSDAEVAQLMREQEIDIAVDLKGFTFGNRTGILAQRAAPIQVNYLGYPGTMGADYIDYILADRHVIPEDERQHYTEKVVYLPASYQATDSKRAIAPDAPARGQSALPESGFVFCSFNNSYKITPSIFDVWMRLLRKVPGSVLWLLEDNRAASASLRREAAAREVDPGRLVFANRMRQDEHLARMKLGDLFLDTLPVNAHTTASDALWAGLPVLTCLGKSFAGRVAGSLLHAIGLPELVTKSLEQYEELAMLLAFSPSRLAQIREKLAANRAVFPLFDTARFCRHIEDAYIHMWERHQRGDAPEGFAVPG; encoded by the coding sequence ATGATGCCGTTGGCGGATATTCTCGCCATGTTCGTCAGGCAGAAGCGGATGCGACGCATGCCGGAAGTGACGGCGCCCGTCGCTTCGCATCCCGCCTCGCGCGACGGCCAGGACGCCATCCCGGAGGTCGACGGCCGCCTGAAGGAAGCAGTCGCGCTGCATAAGAAGGGCGCACTGGCGCAGGCGCAGGCGATTTACCGCGACATCCTGCGCCTGCATCCCCGGCATTTCGATGCCTTGCACTACATGGGGCTGATCGCGTTGCAGCAGGGGCAGGCGCAGGCCGGCGTGGAACTGATCGGCCGGGCGTTGGAGATCGACGCAAGCCAGGTCCCCGCGCTGTGCAACCTGGCGACGGGATTGCGACAGCTGGGCCGCCACGCCGAGGCGCTGCAATGCTACGAGCGCGCGCTGCAGCTCAGGCCTGAAACGATCGAGCTGCATTACGCGCTGACCGACGCTTTGCTGGGCCTGAAGTGGCACGACGAGGCGCTCAGGGCGTGCGAGCGCGCACTGCGGATCAGGCCGGACGATGTCGCCCTGCTGCAAAGCCGTGGAACGGCGCGGCTCCTGTTGCATCGCTATGAAGACGCCGTTGCGGACTTCGATCGCGTGCTGGCGCTGAACCCGGACAGCCCCGAAGCGCTCAACAATCGCGGGCTGGCGTACGCGGCCCTGGGCGATTATGCCGAGGCGCTCGCCGGCTATGAGCGCGCCCTTGCCCGCAACCCGGAATTCGCCGACGCGTTCAACAACCGCGCGATTGCCCTGAGCGCGCTGAACCGCAACGCCGAGGCGCTTGCCAGCTGCGACAGGGCGCTGGCGTTGCAGCCCGATTTCGCCGATGCGCACAATAACCGCGGCAACGCCTACAGGAACCTGCACCGGTTCGACGAAGCGCTGGCGAGTTACGAGCAGGCATTGCGCTCCAGTCCGGACTTCAGGGAAGCGCTCGGGAACTACGCCGCCATCCTGTTCGTGTCGGGAAGGTTCGAGCAGGCGGCGCAGGCTTATGCCAGGCTGCTGCAGCGCGCGCCGGAAGAGGATTACGCATCCGGCAGCCTGTTTTCCTGCCTGCTGCGCTGCTGCGACTGGTCGCAGCATGCGCAACTGAAGGAGCGCCTGGTCCAGATGGTGCGGGCCGGGAAGAAGGCGGCCACGCCATTTTCATTGCTCAGTGCCTCCGATTCGCCCGCCGATCAGCAGCGCTGCGCGCAAATTTACGCCGCCGATCTGTTTCCCGCGCGTGCCGCTCCGGCTTGGCAGGTGCAGCGCCCGCGGCGCGACAAGATCCGCGTCGCCTACCTGTCCGCCGATTTTCACGATCATGCGACCGCTTACCTGATGGCCGGGTTGTTCGAGGCGCATGACAGGCAGCGCTTCGAGATCAGCGCGGTCTCCTTCGGCCCGGATGCGAACGACGAAATGCGCAAGCGGCTGCTTCATGCCTTCCATCGCTTTATCGATGTGCGGGAGAAAAGCGACGCCGAGGTCGCGCAGCTGATGCGCGAGCAGGAAATCGACATCGCGGTCGACCTGAAGGGATTCACTTTCGGTAATCGGACCGGCATTCTCGCGCAGCGCGCCGCGCCCATCCAGGTCAATTACCTCGGTTATCCCGGCACCATGGGGGCGGACTACATCGACTATATTCTCGCCGACCGGCATGTCATCCCGGAGGACGAACGGCAGCACTATACGGAAAAGGTGGTTTACCTGCCCGCTTCCTACCAGGCGACGGACTCGAAGCGCGCCATCGCGCCGGACGCGCCGGCGCGCGGCCAGTCGGCATTGCCGGAGTCCGGTTTCGTGTTCTGCTCGTTCAACAACAGCTACAAGATCACGCCGTCGATATTCGACGTCTGGATGCGCCTGCTGCGGAAGGTGCCGGGCAGCGTGCTGTGGCTGCTCGAAGACAATCGCGCGGCTTCCGCCAGCCTGCGGCGCGAAGCGGCGGCGCGCGAGGTGGACCCCGGGCGGCTGGTTTTTGCGAACAGGATGCGGCAGGACGAGCATCTGGCGCGCATGAAGCTGGGCGACCTGTTCCTGGATACCTTGCCCGTGAATGCGCATACCACGGCAAGCGACGCCCTGTGGGCCGGGCTGCCGGTGCTCACCTGCCTGGGCAAGTCCTTTGCCGGGCGCGTGGCGGGCAGCCTGCTGCACGCCATCGGCCTGCCGGAGCTGGTGACGAAAAGCCTGGAGCAATATGAAGAGCTGGCGATGCTGCTGGCCTTCTCGCCGTCGCGCCTGGCGCAGATCAGGGAAAAACTCGCGGCCAATCGCGCCGTCTTTCCGCTGTTTGACACCGCGCGCTTTTGCCGCCACATCGAGGATGCCTACATTCACATGTGGGAGCGCCACCAGAGAGGCGACGCGCCAGAAGGATTTGCCGTGCCCGGATAG
- a CDS encoding GMC family oxidoreductase, producing the protein MFDYVIVGGGSAGCVLASRLSEDPEVTVCLLEAGPPDTHPMIHMPMGILWMMHSKVLNWHFQTRSEPELGGRQLFWPRGRTLGGCSSSNAMCYMRGHPFDYDTWASLGNPGWSFNDVLPYFKRAQHQERGPSDFHGAGGPLNVADIRSPNPLSHVFVEAGQQAGLPYNDDFNGPEQEGVGLFQLTQKNGHRCSTARAYLDPARARPNLAVITDAHASRVLFDGTRAIGVEYLQQGRPRQVRAHREVILAAGAIQSPQLLMLSGVGEGAALHAAGIPVMAHLPGVGKNLQDHLDVIIVHTCTKPVSWGITGRNLLRGAWDAFRYVTAGRGMYTSNGAEGCAFAKSAAHEPVPDLQFHFTPLRLSHHGRKLGFLMGDGYSLHVCNLRPKSRGEIRLAGRDALAKPDIFANYLSAPEDIEHMVKGVKLARKILAAPAFTPYRGREMVPEADCTTDDDIRRFIRQRAETIYHPVGTCKMGNDPMAVVDAELCVHGLQGLRVVDASIMPTLVGGNTNAPTIMIAEKASDLIRRSRLARTDMSIPWAEAETARILAQYTTPAAPATPATPATPAE; encoded by the coding sequence ATGTTCGACTACGTGATTGTCGGCGGGGGCTCCGCCGGCTGTGTACTCGCATCCCGGCTGAGCGAAGACCCCGAGGTAACGGTATGCCTGCTGGAAGCCGGTCCACCCGACACCCATCCGATGATCCACATGCCGATGGGCATATTGTGGATGATGCACAGCAAGGTGCTGAACTGGCATTTCCAGACGCGCAGCGAGCCCGAACTCGGCGGCCGCCAGCTGTTCTGGCCGCGCGGCCGCACCCTGGGCGGCTGCAGTTCGAGCAATGCAATGTGCTACATGCGCGGGCATCCGTTCGATTACGACACCTGGGCCAGCCTCGGCAATCCGGGCTGGTCGTTCAATGACGTCCTGCCCTATTTCAAGCGCGCGCAGCACCAGGAGCGCGGCCCCTCCGACTTCCACGGCGCGGGCGGCCCGCTCAACGTGGCCGATATCCGTTCGCCGAACCCGCTGTCGCACGTCTTCGTCGAAGCCGGCCAGCAGGCCGGCCTCCCCTACAACGACGATTTCAACGGCCCCGAACAGGAAGGCGTCGGCCTGTTCCAGCTGACCCAGAAGAATGGGCACCGCTGCAGCACCGCGCGCGCCTACCTGGACCCGGCGCGCGCGCGGCCGAACCTGGCCGTCATCACCGATGCCCATGCCAGCCGCGTACTGTTCGACGGCACGCGCGCCATCGGCGTCGAATACCTGCAGCAGGGCCGGCCCAGGCAGGTGCGCGCGCACCGCGAAGTGATCCTGGCCGCCGGCGCGATCCAGAGCCCGCAGCTGCTGATGCTGTCGGGCGTGGGCGAAGGCGCGGCGCTGCACGCCGCCGGCATCCCGGTGATGGCGCACCTGCCTGGCGTGGGCAAGAACCTGCAGGACCACCTCGACGTGATCATCGTCCACACCTGCACCAAGCCGGTGTCGTGGGGCATTACCGGGCGCAATCTTTTGCGCGGCGCCTGGGATGCCTTCCGCTACGTCACCGCCGGCCGGGGCATGTACACCAGCAACGGCGCCGAAGGCTGCGCATTCGCCAAGAGCGCCGCGCACGAGCCGGTGCCGGACCTGCAGTTCCACTTCACGCCGCTGCGCCTGTCCCACCACGGCCGCAAGCTCGGCTTCCTGATGGGCGACGGCTATTCGCTGCATGTGTGCAACCTGCGCCCGAAGAGCCGCGGCGAGATCCGCCTGGCCGGCCGGGATGCGCTGGCCAAGCCGGACATCTTCGCCAATTACCTGTCGGCGCCGGAAGACATCGAGCACATGGTCAAAGGGGTGAAGCTGGCGCGCAAGATCCTGGCGGCGCCCGCCTTCACTCCATACCGTGGCCGCGAAATGGTGCCGGAAGCCGATTGCACGACCGACGACGACATCCGCCGCTTCATCCGGCAGCGTGCCGAAACGATCTACCACCCGGTCGGCACCTGCAAGATGGGCAACGATCCGATGGCTGTGGTCGACGCCGAACTGTGCGTGCATGGGCTGCAGGGCTTGCGCGTGGTGGATGCCTCGATCATGCCGACGCTGGTCGGCGGCAATACCAATGCGCCGACGATCATGATCGCGGAGAAGGCGAGCGACCTGATCAGGCGCAGCCGCCTGGCCAGGACCGACATGTCGATTCCCTGGGCCGAGGCGGAGACCGCCCGCATCCTGGCGCAATACACGACGCCGGCGGCACCGGCCACACCTGCCACACCCGCGACACCGGCGGAATGA
- a CDS encoding fatty acyl-CoA reductase — translation MQNLSVRTALSGKRILLTGTTGFLAKVVLEKLIRAVPDVGRLILLIRGGRGGDGARERFEREIATSSVFDRLREEQPDFLERFFADKVECLTGEVTEAGFGLPASKFVELAGRVDVIINAAASVNFREPLDQALAINTLSLHHLTALARAADAPLVQISTCYVNGYNRGEMREQIVKPAGAAIPRHRDGYYDVEALIGKLQKKIERIKARVRDPKLLERRLTELGIAESNRHGWNDTYTFTKWMGEQLAMRGMHGRALGILRPSIIESVLQEPAPGWIEGVKVADAIILAYARGKTSFFPAKTDGVIDIIPADLVANSILLTTAEAIAEPAQHRIYQCCSGSGNPILMGDVIRLLEGESKRNWRAYDRLFYSEPKHDFRVVNNTTFRLMMGCMGVVVGVRSAAQRLLGAGGASRSLEALRTTRTLAITFSFYTQPRYRFHNAKLLALAQRFGSEEGYLFPVDARLINWPDYLCRIHMTGLNRYALRRREAAAASSPAGVALPAPQAAR, via the coding sequence ATGCAGAATCTGAGCGTACGGACGGCCTTGTCCGGCAAGCGCATCCTGTTGACGGGCACAACCGGCTTTCTGGCGAAGGTGGTGCTGGAAAAACTGATCCGCGCCGTGCCGGATGTCGGCCGCCTGATCCTGCTCATCCGCGGCGGCCGGGGAGGCGACGGCGCGCGCGAACGTTTCGAGCGGGAGATCGCCACTTCGTCCGTGTTCGACAGGTTGAGGGAAGAGCAGCCTGACTTCCTGGAGCGTTTTTTTGCCGACAAGGTCGAATGCCTGACGGGCGAAGTCACGGAAGCGGGATTCGGCCTGCCTGCAAGTAAGTTCGTCGAGCTGGCCGGGCGGGTCGACGTGATCATCAATGCTGCCGCCAGCGTGAATTTCCGCGAGCCGCTCGACCAGGCGCTGGCGATCAATACCTTGAGCCTGCATCATCTCACCGCGCTGGCGCGCGCCGCCGATGCGCCGCTCGTTCAGATATCGACCTGTTACGTCAACGGCTACAACCGGGGCGAGATGCGCGAGCAGATCGTCAAGCCGGCCGGCGCCGCGATTCCCCGCCATCGCGACGGGTACTACGACGTCGAGGCGCTGATCGGCAAGCTGCAAAAGAAGATCGAGCGCATCAAGGCCAGGGTGCGCGACCCCAAGCTGCTGGAGCGGCGCCTGACCGAGCTAGGCATCGCCGAGTCGAACCGCCATGGCTGGAACGACACCTACACGTTCACGAAATGGATGGGCGAGCAGCTTGCCATGCGCGGCATGCATGGCCGCGCCCTCGGCATTCTGCGCCCGTCCATCATCGAAAGCGTGCTGCAGGAACCGGCGCCGGGATGGATCGAGGGCGTCAAGGTCGCCGATGCGATCATCCTGGCCTATGCGCGCGGAAAAACCAGCTTTTTCCCCGCCAAGACCGACGGCGTCATCGACATCATTCCCGCCGACCTGGTCGCCAACAGCATCTTGCTGACGACGGCGGAAGCCATCGCCGAACCGGCGCAGCATCGCATCTATCAATGCTGCAGCGGTTCAGGCAATCCGATCCTGATGGGCGACGTCATCCGCCTGCTGGAAGGAGAGTCCAAGCGCAACTGGCGAGCATACGACCGCTTGTTCTACAGCGAGCCCAAGCATGATTTCCGCGTGGTGAACAACACGACGTTCCGCCTGATGATGGGATGCATGGGCGTGGTGGTCGGCGTGCGCAGCGCGGCGCAGCGCCTGCTCGGCGCCGGCGGCGCATCGAGGTCGCTCGAAGCATTGCGCACCACGCGCACGCTCGCGATCACGTTCTCCTTTTACACACAGCCGCGCTACCGTTTTCATAACGCCAAACTGCTTGCGCTGGCGCAGCGCTTCGGATCGGAGGAAGGGTATCTTTTTCCGGTGGACGCGCGACTGATCAACTGGCCGGATTATTTGTGCCGCATCCACATGACCGGCTTGAACCGCTACGCATTGCGGCGCCGGGAGGCCGCTGCGGCAAGCAGTCCGGCGGGCGTGGCCTTGCCGGCGCCGCAGGCGGCGCGATAG